Sequence from the Candidatus Omnitrophota bacterium genome:
CGGCTCACGATTAAAGACGGTATTTTGGGGTACTACGAAATAGGCCCCGGAAACGTACTAAAGGGTTTACTGAGGAAGATAGATAAAAGCCTCACAGTCCGCAATATAGAAAAACTTTCCGACATCTAAAAACAAAACAGAGAGAAGATGTCTATTAATCTTATTAAAAAAGATGCAAATAGATATGATTTAGGTTTTATCCTTTTAATCATTTTATGCGCTGTTTTGCTCCTGTCCAGCTTTAGGCATCTCATATTTTATGGCGGCGCCGACGAGGGTTATTATTTTAGGTATGCCGCAGTCATTAACGAATGCGGGCCGAGGGCATTTCCGGCGCTTTTTAGAATATATATAAGCGATCAGGCAAATTGGGTCCTTCCTAGCCCTTTGAGAATTGCTTTTATATCTCTTAGCGCTCTGTGGCTTAGAATATTCGGCATGACGTATTTTTCCTTATCGTCTTTGTCGTTGTTTTCTTATCTATTGATGCTCGGCGTATCTTACTATTTCGCAAAGAAGTACTTTGGCGAAAGATATGCGCTTTTCTTCGTCGTCCTTATCGGATTTTCGCCGCTCAATATGGCAATGGC
This genomic interval carries:
- a CDS encoding glycosyltransferase family 39 protein; the protein is MSINLIKKDANRYDLGFILLIILCAVLLLSSFRHLIFYGGADEGYYFRYAAVINECGPRAFPALFRIYISDQANWVLPSPLRIAFISLSALWLRIFGMTYFSLSSLSLFSYLLMLGVSYYFAKKYFGERYALFFVVLIGFSPLNMAMARRALLDSTANLFLVSSMWLFFDMLEDRKKFKHVFFTAIYAIAILMKESAVLLIPVFISYLFIRKYGLKKDVMRNDFLSASIYPAAITAAIYLIASGSVSNVLKIARIIISSPATNQYAVLYCS